In the Flavisolibacter tropicus genome, one interval contains:
- a CDS encoding type 1 glutamine amidotransferase: MIRVAILDLYEGHANQGMRCIREILNQWSEFHSLELEWDEFDVRQHCQVPDMSYDIYISSGGPGSPLESIGSDWEAAYFNWFSAVEKWNANPSKPNKKFVFFICHSFQLICRHYGVGTVAKRKSTAFGVFPVHVLKEGQVDPLFKGLKDPFYVVDSRDWQVIDPNWNRLDQLGAEVLCIEKYRPHVPYLQAMMGIRFNKYMMGTQFHPEADAIGMSMYLQTEEKKKIVIETHGEEKWKSMIEQLNDPDKIMWTYAHLLPNFLDLAVKHNTVPTT; the protein is encoded by the coding sequence ATGATCCGAGTAGCAATATTAGACCTCTATGAAGGCCATGCCAATCAAGGCATGCGCTGTATTCGTGAAATACTCAATCAATGGAGCGAGTTTCACAGCCTGGAACTGGAGTGGGATGAATTTGATGTGCGTCAGCATTGCCAGGTGCCTGACATGAGTTATGATATTTACATTTCCAGCGGCGGACCAGGCTCTCCTTTAGAGAGTATTGGCTCTGATTGGGAAGCAGCGTACTTTAATTGGTTTTCAGCAGTTGAAAAATGGAATGCTAATCCATCAAAACCCAATAAGAAGTTTGTTTTCTTCATTTGTCACTCTTTTCAATTGATTTGTCGTCATTATGGGGTAGGTACTGTTGCCAAGCGCAAGTCTACAGCCTTTGGTGTTTTCCCGGTACATGTATTGAAAGAAGGCCAGGTAGACCCATTATTCAAAGGCCTTAAGGATCCTTTTTATGTGGTAGACAGCCGCGACTGGCAAGTAATTGACCCTAACTGGAATCGACTGGATCAATTAGGAGCAGAAGTGTTGTGTATAGAAAAATATCGGCCCCATGTGCCCTATTTACAAGCTATGATGGGCATCCGGTTTAATAAGTACATGATGGGTACCCAATTTCATCCAGAGGCCGATGCCATAGGTATGAGTATGTACCTGCAGACTGAAGAAAAAAAGAAGATTGTAATAGAAACACATGGAGAAGAAAAATGGAAGAGCATGATTGAACAGTTGAATGACCCCGATAAAATTATGTGGACCTATGCCCATCTACTGCCTAACTTCTTAGACTTAGCGGTAAAGCATAATACTGTACCTACGACATAA
- a CDS encoding amidase: MKQLLVGLTLFISVPALSQTKQDSLQLLQKTAGLFHLNFTSAEADSMLESINDYTAIYAGMHRSMPPNHLAYPFAYNPAPIGFSIPTQQQKIVWNIPTNVALPKNRAELAFYSIPQLASLIKNKKISSVELTQFFIDRLKKWDDSLKAVITLTEDLAIKEAQQADADLKKGIYRGPLQGIPYGLKDLFAVKGYKTTWGTTPYKDQVIDENSFVYEQLHKAGAVLCAKLSLGALAFNDLWFGGRTNNPWNLRQGSSGSSAGSAATTVAGLLPFAIGTETLGSIISPSTRTGATGLRPTFGTVSRSGAMVLCWSLDKAGPICRSAEDCAIVYAAIHGTDSKDPSAVNHAFNYSPKKDVKKMRIAYAENYFKRLNKDALEWKALEDFKALGADIVPVTFPDSGVYNNNLVSIILDAESAAAFDELTRSNRDDLIERQDKNFWPNTWRAARYIPAVEYINANRYRSTLNQKIQDFMKDYDVVIVPTFAGSQLSITNLTGNPALCFPIGFNKSGNPQSITLLGNLYDEASILEFAKAYQDRTDHNKKHPALFKQ; this comes from the coding sequence ATGAAACAACTACTAGTTGGGTTAACCCTTTTTATTTCCGTTCCTGCTTTATCGCAAACGAAACAAGACTCCCTTCAATTATTACAGAAAACAGCTGGACTGTTTCATTTAAACTTTACTTCAGCAGAAGCAGACTCTATGTTGGAAAGCATTAATGACTACACGGCCATTTATGCAGGTATGCACCGCAGCATGCCACCTAACCACCTTGCGTACCCGTTTGCCTATAACCCCGCTCCTATTGGCTTTAGCATTCCTACTCAACAACAAAAGATTGTGTGGAACATACCCACAAATGTTGCATTGCCAAAGAACCGTGCGGAACTTGCGTTTTATTCCATACCCCAATTAGCTTCCTTAATAAAAAATAAAAAGATAAGTTCTGTAGAACTTACGCAGTTCTTTATTGACCGCTTAAAGAAATGGGATGATTCATTAAAGGCTGTCATTACGCTAACTGAAGATCTGGCCATAAAAGAGGCGCAACAAGCAGATGCCGATTTGAAAAAAGGCATCTACCGCGGTCCTTTGCAGGGTATTCCCTATGGCCTTAAAGACCTTTTTGCTGTAAAAGGGTATAAAACCACTTGGGGCACGACGCCATATAAGGACCAGGTCATTGATGAAAACTCCTTTGTGTATGAGCAACTCCATAAAGCCGGTGCTGTATTGTGCGCCAAGCTTTCGCTAGGCGCCCTAGCCTTTAATGATCTGTGGTTTGGTGGCAGGACTAATAATCCCTGGAACTTGCGTCAAGGCTCTAGTGGCTCCTCGGCTGGTTCAGCAGCTACAACAGTAGCAGGTCTGCTTCCATTTGCTATTGGTACTGAAACCTTAGGTTCTATTATCTCTCCTTCCACTCGCACAGGAGCTACAGGCTTACGCCCAACATTTGGTACAGTAAGTCGTTCGGGCGCTATGGTCTTATGCTGGAGTTTAGATAAAGCGGGGCCTATTTGTCGCAGTGCTGAAGATTGTGCTATCGTATATGCTGCCATACATGGAACAGATAGCAAAGACCCTTCTGCTGTAAATCATGCTTTCAACTATTCACCAAAAAAGGATGTAAAGAAAATGCGCATTGCTTATGCTGAAAACTACTTTAAACGCTTAAATAAAGATGCATTGGAATGGAAAGCACTGGAAGATTTTAAAGCCTTGGGAGCTGATATCGTTCCGGTTACATTTCCTGACTCTGGTGTGTACAATAATAACTTAGTAAGTATTATTCTAGATGCTGAAAGCGCTGCTGCATTTGATGAACTCACTCGCAGCAATCGAGATGACCTTATTGAGCGGCAAGACAAGAACTTTTGGCCAAACACCTGGCGGGCAGCCCGCTATATTCCAGCAGTTGAATATATCAATGCCAATCGCTATCGCTCTACCTTAAACCAAAAGATTCAAGACTTTATGAAGGATTACGATGTAGTGATTGTACCTACATTTGCTGGCAGCCAATTGAGCATTACCAATCTTACCGGAAATCCGGCCTTATGTTTCCCAATTGGATTCAACAAGTCTGGCAATCCACAAAGCATTACACTTTTGGGCAATCTCTATGATGAGGCATCTATCTTAGAGTTTGCTAAGGCTTATCAGGACCGTACAGATCACAATAAAAAACATCCTGCATTATTCAAACAATAA
- a CDS encoding proline iminopeptidase-family hydrolase, with protein sequence MRTFLYLSLLFIIAACQQKQTATPTVAEYFNYGDTGVQTAGIKMIPIHTPVGNFKVWTKRFGNNPRIKVLLLHGGPAMTHEYMEAFESFFPKEGFEFYEYDQLGSYYSDQPIDSSLWTIDRFVDEVEQVRKALDLTNDNFYLLGNSWGGILAMEYALKHQQNLKGLIICNMMASAPEYGRYAEEVLAKQMDPKVLDTVRQIEARGDFSNPKYMELLLPNFYHEHLCRLAEWPDPFNRSLKHINSSIYTLMQGPSEFGIAGRLANWDITKRLPEITVPTLTVGAKYDTMDPEHMKWMSTQVKKGSYLYCPNGSHLSMWDDQKVFMDGVISWIKKVDQSAN encoded by the coding sequence ATGCGAACTTTTCTATATCTGTCCCTGCTTTTTATTATAGCGGCTTGTCAGCAAAAACAAACAGCAACTCCTACAGTAGCCGAGTATTTTAATTATGGAGATACCGGAGTACAAACGGCAGGTATCAAAATGATACCTATACATACACCCGTTGGTAATTTTAAAGTATGGACCAAGCGGTTTGGCAATAACCCGCGCATTAAAGTCTTGTTGTTACATGGCGGGCCTGCCATGACCCATGAATACATGGAAGCGTTTGAAAGCTTCTTCCCTAAAGAAGGCTTTGAATTTTATGAGTATGACCAATTAGGATCTTATTATTCTGATCAACCTATCGATAGCAGTTTATGGACAATTGATCGTTTTGTTGATGAAGTAGAGCAAGTGCGAAAGGCGTTGGACTTAACCAATGATAATTTCTATTTATTAGGTAACTCCTGGGGTGGCATTCTAGCTATGGAATATGCATTAAAGCATCAGCAAAACCTCAAGGGCTTGATAATCTGTAATATGATGGCAAGTGCACCTGAGTATGGCCGTTATGCTGAAGAGGTTTTGGCCAAGCAAATGGATCCAAAAGTCTTAGATACGGTTCGTCAGATAGAAGCAAGAGGGGATTTTTCCAATCCCAAGTATATGGAACTACTATTACCTAATTTCTATCATGAGCATTTGTGTCGTCTTGCAGAGTGGCCTGATCCTTTCAATCGTTCACTCAAGCATATTAACAGCTCTATTTATACATTGATGCAAGGGCCTTCTGAATTTGGTATTGCTGGCCGATTGGCAAACTGGGATATCACAAAACGATTACCTGAGATAACAGTGCCTACACTCACTGTTGGTGCCAAATACGACACCATGGACCCGGAACACATGAAGTGGATGAGCACACAGGTAAAGAAGGGCAGCTATTTGTATTGCCCTAACGGAAGCCATTTATCCATGTGGGATGACCAGAAGGTTTTTATGGATGGTGTGATCAGTTGGATCAAAAAGGTAGACCAGTCAGCCAATTAA
- a CDS encoding amidohydrolase, translated as MRILIKLLLVSFVFIACNTASNVDLIVYNAKIYTVDSSFSIAEAMAIKDGKIAAVGTTKDITTNYSAKDKVDAAGKVIYPGLIDAHAHFYRYGLGLQTADLVGTTSWEDILTKLQAFAQQNQEGWLIGRGWDQNDWDVKQYPTKERLDQLFPGRPVILTRIDGHAAIANQKALDLAGVKPGATLTGGEVEVKDGKLTGVLIDNAVDLVSSKIPAATPAQIKKALDQAQQNCFAVGLTTVDDCGLDYREVLTIDSLQKKGELKMRVYAMLSDAKQNYDYIFDKGKIKTDHLSVRSFKVYADGALGSRGACLLQPYTDRPNWYGFLLSPLSHFDSVANIIASKDFQMCTHAIGDSGNRAILNIYAKYLKGKNDKRWRIEHAQVINQADFDLFGQNNIVPSVQPTHGTSDMYWAADRLGNERVKGAYAYKQLLQQNGWIPLGTDFPVEDISPFKTFLASVFRQDAKGYPAGGFQMENALSREEAIRGMTIWAAKSNFEEGEKGSLEKGKFADFVILDRDLMTVLPTDVLKTTVLATYIGGNRVYGK; from the coding sequence GTGAGAATTCTAATTAAACTTCTACTTGTTTCTTTTGTTTTTATAGCCTGTAATACGGCATCGAATGTAGACCTGATCGTATATAATGCGAAGATCTATACTGTTGACTCCAGCTTTTCTATTGCAGAAGCTATGGCCATAAAAGATGGTAAAATAGCCGCTGTTGGTACAACAAAAGACATTACCACTAACTATAGTGCAAAGGATAAAGTAGACGCCGCAGGCAAGGTCATCTACCCCGGTCTTATCGATGCACATGCCCATTTTTACCGTTATGGTTTAGGCTTACAAACGGCCGACCTTGTTGGCACAACCAGTTGGGAAGATATCTTGACTAAATTGCAAGCCTTTGCCCAACAGAACCAAGAAGGTTGGTTGATTGGAAGAGGATGGGATCAAAATGATTGGGACGTAAAACAATACCCCACAAAAGAAAGGTTAGACCAACTGTTTCCTGGTCGCCCTGTAATACTAACCCGAATTGATGGCCATGCCGCTATTGCCAATCAAAAGGCTTTAGACCTTGCAGGTGTGAAACCAGGCGCAACGCTGACAGGCGGTGAAGTAGAAGTAAAAGATGGTAAGCTAACAGGTGTATTAATAGATAACGCTGTAGATCTAGTATCATCCAAAATACCGGCGGCAACACCTGCACAAATAAAAAAAGCATTAGACCAAGCACAACAAAACTGCTTTGCAGTAGGCTTAACCACAGTTGATGATTGTGGATTAGATTATCGTGAAGTATTGACAATTGACTCGCTGCAAAAGAAAGGTGAACTGAAAATGAGAGTGTATGCCATGCTGAGCGATGCCAAACAGAACTATGATTACATCTTTGATAAAGGCAAGATCAAAACCGATCATTTGAGTGTACGCTCGTTTAAAGTATATGCCGATGGTGCGCTGGGCTCGCGTGGTGCTTGTCTGCTGCAGCCTTATACTGATCGTCCCAACTGGTATGGCTTTTTGTTAAGCCCCCTTTCTCATTTCGATTCAGTAGCCAATATCATTGCCAGCAAAGATTTCCAAATGTGTACACATGCTATTGGTGACTCTGGCAACCGTGCTATTTTGAACATTTACGCTAAATACTTAAAAGGCAAAAATGACAAGCGCTGGCGTATTGAGCATGCACAGGTGATCAACCAGGCCGATTTTGATTTATTTGGTCAGAATAACATCGTTCCTTCTGTACAGCCTACACATGGCACATCTGATATGTATTGGGCAGCTGACCGCTTAGGAAATGAGCGCGTAAAAGGAGCCTATGCTTATAAACAACTGCTGCAGCAAAATGGCTGGATACCATTAGGTACCGATTTCCCTGTTGAGGACATCTCTCCTTTCAAAACCTTCCTGGCTAGTGTGTTTCGCCAAGACGCAAAGGGATATCCTGCAGGCGGGTTTCAAATGGAAAATGCCTTAAGCCGGGAAGAAGCCATTCGCGGCATGACCATTTGGGCTGCTAAGAGCAATTTTGAAGAAGGCGAAAAAGGTAGTCTAGAGAAGGGTAAGTTTGCCGATTTTGTCATTTTAGACCGCGATTTGATGACTGTATTGCCTACAGACGTGTTAAAAACCACTGTTTTGGCTACTTATATAGGCGGAAACCGTGTGTATGGCAAGTAG
- a CDS encoding ATP-grasp domain-containing protein — protein MKKIGILYGQERSFPMAFIERINSKNIEGITAEPIRIDQASQGEKTPYAVIVDRISQDVPFYRTWLKNAALTGTAVINNPFWWSADDKYFNNCLMTQIGVPVPRTAILPSYDLPVDTKNESFANLAYPLDWEGIFNYVGFPAYMKPYAGGGWKNVYRLDNMDEFYQKHAETGQLVMLLQEEIVFEEYYRCYCIGGKYVRIMPYEPRNPHHQRYEANFTPSQERLKQMEEIVLRINHYLGYDFNTVELAVRDGVPYAIDFGNPAPDAERTSVGEDNFEWVVETAANYAIERALAQKDGQDNLTWGNYIKHSVAGMPLTGEPKAKAPKKQAPAKVESKAKAPAKKAKRGKGEQAADNS, from the coding sequence ATGAAAAAGATTGGTATTCTTTATGGTCAGGAACGCAGCTTCCCTATGGCCTTTATTGAACGGATCAATAGTAAAAATATTGAAGGCATTACTGCGGAACCCATACGCATTGACCAGGCCTCACAAGGTGAAAAAACGCCCTATGCAGTAATCGTAGACCGCATTTCACAGGATGTTCCATTCTACCGCACCTGGCTTAAAAATGCAGCTCTTACCGGAACGGCTGTGATCAACAACCCTTTTTGGTGGAGTGCCGATGATAAGTACTTCAACAATTGCCTGATGACGCAAATTGGCGTACCAGTTCCCCGTACAGCCATCCTTCCTTCTTACGATCTGCCTGTAGATACCAAGAATGAGTCGTTTGCCAACCTGGCCTATCCACTAGACTGGGAAGGTATTTTTAATTATGTAGGTTTCCCTGCCTACATGAAGCCCTATGCCGGTGGCGGATGGAAAAATGTATACCGCCTGGATAACATGGATGAATTTTACCAGAAGCATGCAGAAACCGGGCAACTGGTAATGCTACTACAAGAAGAGATCGTTTTTGAAGAGTACTATCGCTGCTATTGCATTGGTGGCAAATATGTACGTATTATGCCGTATGAACCACGCAACCCCCACCACCAGCGTTATGAAGCGAACTTTACGCCATCGCAGGAGCGCTTGAAGCAAATGGAAGAAATTGTTTTACGCATCAACCATTATTTAGGTTACGATTTCAACACAGTGGAATTAGCAGTGCGTGATGGTGTACCTTATGCCATTGATTTTGGCAATCCGGCTCCTGATGCTGAACGCACCAGTGTGGGTGAGGACAACTTTGAATGGGTGGTAGAAACGGCAGCTAACTATGCAATAGAAAGAGCGTTGGCCCAAAAGGATGGACAGGATAATCTAACCTGGGGTAATTATATAAAACATAGTGTAGCGGGAATGCCGTTAACAGGTGAACCGAAAGCGAAAGCACCGAAAAAGCAAGCACCCGCAAAAGTGGAAAGCAAAGCAAAGGCTCCTGCTAAAAAGGCTAAACGCGGAAAAGGAGAGCAAGCTGCAGATAATAGCTAG
- a CDS encoding carboxylate-amine ligase, with protein MAYLNYKSFTLGVEEEYMVLDPATRELQSHEQRIVHEGQKIIKDKVKAEMHQAVVEVGTDICQNIDEAFTDIALLRKTISDIAQSLGHSIGASGTHPFSHWESQLITDHIRYNEIVNELQEAARSNLIFGLHVHVGMETREMANHIANSTRYFLPHIYALSTNSPFWEGRKTGYKSYRTKVFDKFPRTGIPEAFESIEAYDNYVKLLMKTNCIDNAKKIWWDLRVHPFFNTVEFRICDVPMTVDETITIAALFQAICAKIYKLRQQNMNYIQYSRALINENKWRASRYGIDGYLIDFGKEEEINTRVLIYELLDFVDDVVDHLGSRHRIDYVHRMLENGTGADRQLKVYEESKNLVSVTDYIQSQFLTGI; from the coding sequence ATGGCATATCTGAATTATAAGAGTTTTACACTGGGCGTTGAAGAAGAATACATGGTACTGGATCCCGCTACCCGGGAACTACAAAGTCATGAACAACGCATTGTACACGAAGGTCAAAAGATCATCAAAGACAAGGTGAAGGCTGAAATGCACCAGGCCGTAGTAGAAGTGGGGACAGACATCTGTCAGAATATAGATGAAGCGTTCACAGATATTGCTCTGTTACGTAAAACCATTTCAGATATTGCACAAAGTTTAGGGCATTCTATTGGTGCATCTGGCACGCATCCTTTTTCACACTGGGAAAGCCAATTAATTACGGATCATATTCGCTACAATGAGATCGTAAATGAACTACAGGAAGCAGCCCGAAGCAATTTGATCTTTGGTTTGCATGTGCATGTAGGCATGGAAACCCGCGAGATGGCCAATCATATTGCCAATAGCACACGTTACTTTCTCCCGCATATTTATGCACTAAGTACCAACTCTCCTTTTTGGGAAGGACGTAAAACAGGTTATAAGTCGTACAGAACCAAAGTGTTTGACAAGTTTCCCCGCACTGGTATTCCAGAAGCATTTGAAAGTATTGAGGCTTATGATAATTATGTAAAGTTGCTGATGAAAACCAATTGTATTGACAATGCCAAAAAGATCTGGTGGGACTTAAGAGTACACCCCTTCTTCAATACAGTGGAATTCAGAATCTGTGATGTGCCGATGACTGTTGATGAAACCATAACAATTGCAGCTCTCTTTCAGGCAATATGTGCCAAGATTTATAAGTTGCGGCAACAGAACATGAACTACATTCAGTATTCACGAGCCTTGATCAATGAGAATAAATGGCGCGCCAGCCGCTATGGTATTGACGGCTACTTAATCGACTTTGGAAAAGAAGAAGAAATCAATACACGTGTATTGATTTATGAACTACTTGATTTTGTGGATGATGTAGTGGATCATTTGGGCTCTCGTCATCGTATTGATTATGTACACAGGATGTTGGAGAACGGAACTGGTGCCGACCGCCAATTGAAAGTGTATGAAGAATCAAAAAATTTAGTAAGTGTAACAGACTATATTCAAAGTCAGTTTCTAACAGGTATTTAA